CCATTTATTAACCAAGATCAAAATATCGATATAGTTGCAGGTCAAAATCAGCAAATAGTAATTGCTAAGCAACAGAATTCACGTCAACCGGGTGAGTTGATTGATCTCTTTGGTGGCTATGAGCATCTGTGCCAGAAACAAGTATATCCAATTCGATCGGGTAGCTTTGCGGAAGACCCACGCCGGATTTTTCGGGCGGTCAGGTTCGCGCAGCGATTTGGGTTTACGATCGCGCCAACTACAAGGGACGAAATAATTGCTACTACGGCTAGTGGTCAACATGATCACATCGGTGGGGCTCGGTTGCGATCGGAGCTTAATTATGTGGTGGCGCATCGACCCAGGTTGGCGGCGGAGATGTTGCGATCGCTAGATGAGCTGGGGGCATTGCGCTGTATCGATCGCACCTTACATATCCCTGGTGATCTAAGCTGGCAACTGCGACGCTTGCGGAAATGGCTAGCCTGGTTTGCACCAGAATATCCGATCGTCTCTGGGGCAATTGAGTTATTAGTTGCCTATCTGCCTTTGCCTGATCATCTGCACAATGAGCAACCGATCGAGCAAATTAACCAAACTAGTCAAATTAATCAGACTCAGCGATCGCAGCCCTTACCAAACTTACCAAAAGCCCTAATCAAGCAACGCCAGCAACAAATAGAGCGGCTGGATTTACGTTTGACCGCTGAGCAAATTAAGCGACAGGGTAAACTATTGCAACTGGAGCAGGCTTTAGAAAATCTTGGTCAGGAATATTTGGGTGGTTTAAATGGTGGAGATGGATTGCTACTTAGCCCAAAGCCTCAAGCTAGCCCAAAGGATCAAGAGCCTCAAGATCAGTGGCAAACGCAGCCCGATCTATCCCTGGCCAGCCAATTTGAGATCCCGATTAATGCAAATATTAATCCGAATATTAATGCCAACAAAATCGAACGACTAATTAAACCCAGCCAGGTAGTAACAACGATCGAAGCTTATGATCCAGTAACGATGACGATCGCTGCTGCTCGGCTCGGCAATATTGATCAAGCTAAAAATAGCGATTGGTCAATTAGTAAAAACAGTAATGAAAATTCAACCAGCTTAAAAACCTGGCAACTGCGATTGCTGTGGCTATACCTGACCAGATGGCAATATATCAAGTCTCCCCTCAGCGGCCACGATTTAAAAGAACTGGGGTATAGTCAAGGCAGGACGATCGGCATCTTGCTGCATAAACTGCGTGCCGCTCAGTTAGATGGCCAACTCAACCCATTTGATGGTAGTAGTTCTCGTGAGGCGGCGGTTAAACTATTGGCAGAATTCGATCGCAACAATTAAGCAAAATTTGAAATTAAGCAGAAACAATAAACATTTGATAAATATTTCGTGGCATCACACCCCCTTAAGACAATCAGCCGGAAATCAGCCCCCAATATTCAATATCATAGAGATATAGCATAGATATGCTAAACAACTAATCTGGTTACACCCACTCAGGAACAGGCAATTATGAGAGGCGGTATGCGCATCGGCGCGATCTTTGGTATTCCCCTATATATTCATCCCACCTGGCTATTGATTTTATTTTTGTTGGCCTGGATGTACAGCGAAGGCTATCAGAATGTATCTTCACGGCTAGCGCTCACCTCTGGCCTGGTTACTGCATTTCTGGTATTAGGCTCAATTCTTTTGCACGAGCTAGGGCATAGTTTGGTGGCCAAGGCACAGGGGATCGAGGTGAAGTCAGTCACTTTATTTTTGTTTGGTGGCATTGCATCGATCGCCAAGGAACCCAAAGATCCACTCTCGAATTTAGCGCTGGCGGCGGCTGGCCCTTTGGTTAATCTGGTCATAGGCAGCTTTTTGGCAGTCGTAGCTTGGTTTGCCCTGGGCGATCAGGCTATTCTATTGGGAACCGCCGACCAGACCCAGGAAGTGATTAGTGGCTTGGCGGTAGAACTTGGCGTGGGGCGAGCCCTGGTTAGCCTAATGGCGCTCAATCTGGCTGTTTTTAATATTGTGATCGGCCTATTTAATTTAATTCCCGCCCTGCCCCTTGATGGTGGACAGGTGCTCAAGTCGATCGTTTGGAAGATAACTGGTAGCCGCTTTAGTGGCATTCGTTGGGCTGCATATTCAGGTCAGATCATTGGCATTTTTACGATGCTGCT
The sequence above is a segment of the Pseudanabaena sp. PCC 7367 genome. Coding sequences within it:
- a CDS encoding CCA tRNA nucleotidyltransferase gives rise to the protein MPNLDLKYFFVSPQSQIVQMAATIAQAQGFKLYAVGGVVRDRLLELLAADRVAGDQSAVAPTFCNDIDLVVEGQAEAGLQVAIALHQQLSQLVTANQLESDYGTARLLTFAQFQTAELFWPDFFGLGSFTLDLATARQETYAQPGANPQVQASTIDRDLYRRDLTINALAVEILPVGNDPFINQDQNIDIVAGQNQQIVIAKQQNSRQPGELIDLFGGYEHLCQKQVYPIRSGSFAEDPRRIFRAVRFAQRFGFTIAPTTRDEIIATTASGQHDHIGGARLRSELNYVVAHRPRLAAEMLRSLDELGALRCIDRTLHIPGDLSWQLRRLRKWLAWFAPEYPIVSGAIELLVAYLPLPDHLHNEQPIEQINQTSQINQTQRSQPLPNLPKALIKQRQQQIERLDLRLTAEQIKRQGKLLQLEQALENLGQEYLGGLNGGDGLLLSPKPQASPKDQEPQDQWQTQPDLSLASQFEIPINANINPNINANKIERLIKPSQVVTTIEAYDPVTMTIAAARLGNIDQAKNSDWSISKNSNENSTSLKTWQLRLLWLYLTRWQYIKSPLSGHDLKELGYSQGRTIGILLHKLRAAQLDGQLNPFDGSSSREAAVKLLAEFDRNN
- a CDS encoding site-2 protease family protein, whose amino-acid sequence is MRGGMRIGAIFGIPLYIHPTWLLILFLLAWMYSEGYQNVSSRLALTSGLVTAFLVLGSILLHELGHSLVAKAQGIEVKSVTLFLFGGIASIAKEPKDPLSNLALAAAGPLVNLVIGSFLAVVAWFALGDQAILLGTADQTQEVISGLAVELGVGRALVSLMALNLAVFNIVIGLFNLIPALPLDGGQVLKSIVWKITGSRFSGIRWAAYSGQIIGIFTMLLGFSALFAQALNGIFFIFVGWFVFNSATVHLQYGRLQQALLEIDAESAMTRDFRIVDADMSLRRFADDFLLMQEKDKQPIFFAASDGRDRGMVNADELRYIERERWEQEDLHSIVKPLQSLDVVDLSTKIPRVIDMLEQKELPYVTVLSPAGSVTGIVDRGDVIRALARRLNWRIPEAYIKRIKAEGKFPPELKLTEITSQL